One window from the genome of Balaenoptera musculus isolate JJ_BM4_2016_0621 chromosome 3, mBalMus1.pri.v3, whole genome shotgun sequence encodes:
- the CAPS gene encoding calcyphosin isoform X1: protein MDAVDATMEKLRAQCLSRGASGIQGLARFFRRMDRDGSRSLDAGELQRGLAELGLVLDTAEAQGVCRRWDRDGSGTLDLEEFLRALRPPMSQVREAVITAAFAKLDHSGDGVVTVDDLRGVYSGRAHPRVRSGEWTEEEVLRRFLDNFDSSEKDGQVTLAEFQDYYSGVSASVDTDEEFVAMMTSAWRL, encoded by the exons ATGGATGCTGTGGACGCCACCATGGAGAAGCTCCGGGCCCAGTGCCTGTCCCGAGGGGCCTCGGGCATCCAGGGTCTGGCCAG gttTTTCCGCCGCATGGACCGGGATGGGAGCCGGTCCCTGGACGCAGGGGAGCTCCAGCGGGGCCTGGCCGAGCTGGGGCTGGTGCTGGACACGGCCGAGGCGCAGGGCGTGTGCAGGCGCTGGGACCGTGACGGCAGCGGGACGCTGGACCTGGAGGAGTTCCTGCGGGCGCTGCGG ccccccatgtCCCAGGTCCGGGAGGCAGTCATCACAGCCGCGTTCGCCAAGCTGGACCACAGCGGGGACGGCGTGGTGACTGTGGATGACCTCCGGGGAGTGTACAGCGGCCGCGCTCACCCCAGGGTGCGGAGCGGGGAGTGGACGGAGGAGGAGGTGCTCCGCCGCTTCCTGGACAACTTTGACTCCTCCGAGAAGGACGGGCAG GTCACGCTGGCCGAGTTCCAGGACTACTACAGTGGCGTGAGCGCCTCTGTGGACACGGATGAGGAGTTTGTGGCCATGATGACCAGCGCCTGGCGGCTGTGA
- the CAPS gene encoding calcyphosin isoform X2 — MDAVDATMEKLRAQCLSRGASGIQGLARFFRRMDRDGSRSLDAGELQRGLAELGLVLDTAEAQGVCRRWDRDGSGTLDLEEFLRALRVREAVITAAFAKLDHSGDGVVTVDDLRGVYSGRAHPRVRSGEWTEEEVLRRFLDNFDSSEKDGQVTLAEFQDYYSGVSASVDTDEEFVAMMTSAWRL; from the exons ATGGATGCTGTGGACGCCACCATGGAGAAGCTCCGGGCCCAGTGCCTGTCCCGAGGGGCCTCGGGCATCCAGGGTCTGGCCAG gttTTTCCGCCGCATGGACCGGGATGGGAGCCGGTCCCTGGACGCAGGGGAGCTCCAGCGGGGCCTGGCCGAGCTGGGGCTGGTGCTGGACACGGCCGAGGCGCAGGGCGTGTGCAGGCGCTGGGACCGTGACGGCAGCGGGACGCTGGACCTGGAGGAGTTCCTGCGGGCGCTGCGG GTCCGGGAGGCAGTCATCACAGCCGCGTTCGCCAAGCTGGACCACAGCGGGGACGGCGTGGTGACTGTGGATGACCTCCGGGGAGTGTACAGCGGCCGCGCTCACCCCAGGGTGCGGAGCGGGGAGTGGACGGAGGAGGAGGTGCTCCGCCGCTTCCTGGACAACTTTGACTCCTCCGAGAAGGACGGGCAG GTCACGCTGGCCGAGTTCCAGGACTACTACAGTGGCGTGAGCGCCTCTGTGGACACGGATGAGGAGTTTGTGGCCATGATGACCAGCGCCTGGCGGCTGTGA
- the VMAC gene encoding vimentin-type intermediate filament-associated coiled-coil protein translates to MSAPPPLQIREANAHLAAVHRRAAELEARLDAAERTVRTQAERLALHDQQLRAALDELGRAKDREIAALQEQLLTSEATVQSLQAAVCQRDKLIRQLQPRAELLQDICRRRPPLAGLMATLAEAERLGPLPASDPSHPLPGGPSSPLANSTGEEEDRDHLQPAVFGTTV, encoded by the exons ATGTCAGCGCCGCCGCCCCTGCAGATCCGCGAGGCGAACGCACACCTGGCTGCGGTGCACCGGCGCGCGGCGGAGCTGGAGGCGCGGCTGGACGCGGCCGAGCGCACGGTGCGCACCCAGGCCGAGCGCCTAGCCCTCCACGACCAGCAGCTGCGCGCCGCCCTAGACGAGCTGGGCCGCGCCAAGGACCG TGAAATTGCCGCTCTCCAGGAGCAGCTGCTGACCTCCGAGGCTACTGTCCAGAGTCTGCAGGCTGCCGTGTGCCAGAGGGACAAGCTCATCAGGCAGCTGCAGCCCCGGGCTGAACTGCTGCAGGACATCTGCCGCCGCCGGCCACCCCTGGCTGGGCTGATGGCCACCCTGGCTGAGGCTGAGCGCCTGGGGCCCCTGCCGGCCAGTGACCCCAGTCACCCACTCCCTGGTGGGCCCAGTTCACCCCTTGCCAACAGTActggggaggaagaggacagGGACCACCTCCAGCCTGCTGTGTTTGGGACCACTGTGTGA
- the NDUFA11 gene encoding NADH dehydrogenase [ubiquinone] 1 alpha subcomplex subunit 11, with protein sequence MAKRLLHQYWDIPEGTECHRKTYATTSIGGATGLVVSAYSVALQTPSSFLDGVARTGRYTFTAAAIGAIFGLTSCISAQVREKPDDPLNYFLGGCAGGLTLGARTHSYGIGAAACAYMGITAALVKMGQLEGWKVFAEPKV encoded by the exons ATGGCTAAGAGGCTTCTTCACCAGTACTGGGACATCCCCGAAGGTACCGAGTGCCACCGCAAGACCTACGCCACCACCAGTATCGGTGGTGCCACTG GCCTCGTTGTCTCCGCCTACAGCGTGGCTCTCCAGACCCCGTCCTCCTTCCTGGACGGAGTGGCGAGGACAGGGCGGTACACGTTTACCGCAG CCGCCATCGGTGCCATATTCGGCCTCACCTCCTGCATCAGTGCCCAGGTCCGCGAGAAGCCTGACGACCCTCTCAACTACTTCCTCGGAGGCTGCGCCGGAGGCTTGACCCTGGGAGCGCGCA CCCACAGCTACGGGATTGGAGCTGCCGCCTGTGCGTACATGGGCATTACGGCCGCCCTGGTCAAGATGGGCCAGCTGGAGGGCTGGAAGGTGTTTGCAGAGCCCAAGGTGTGA